The following are encoded in a window of Kitasatospora sp. NBC_01250 genomic DNA:
- a CDS encoding glycoside hydrolase family 35 protein: protein MPSLTYDRDGFTLDGRPLRILSGALHYFRVLPEQWDSRLALLRAMGLNTVETYVAWNLHEPRPGSYDFTGRLDLVAFVRAAERQDLKVLLRPGPYICAEWEFGGLPAWLLKDPAMRLRCAHPGYLAAVDRWFDALLPVVRPLLAEAGGPVIALQVENEYGSYGNDADYLRHLAEGLRRRGAESLLFTSDGPSHPMLQGGTLPGVLPTVNFGDRVAESFEVLRGHLPEGPAVCMEYWNGWFDNWGSPHHTRDAADAARVLDELLAAGASVNLYMAHGGTNFGYLNGANLEDGRLRPTVTSYDYDAAISEDGRVTAKFWAFREVLGRYTEVPKPPAEEPAQTLPPRTLPLGPPLPLLDLAEQLAAPVHSAATLAMEELDQSYGFVLYRTRISGPRETAELVVDGLGDRAQVFLDGRPVGVLDRTAEGEQALRLAVPAGGARLDLLVENLGRVNYGPQLADRKGITGGVRLGGQLLLGWRMYGLPLDDPSGLPFPQEADPTVNLTECPVLRRAVLDVDRPADAFVLTEGHGKGLVWVNGFLLGRYWDIGPQQTLYLPGPLLRPGRNEVVLLELHGPAGDGLPLVAEPVLDRTPGTAQT from the coding sequence ATGCCCAGCCTCACGTATGACCGGGACGGCTTCACGCTGGACGGCCGTCCGCTGCGGATCCTCTCCGGTGCACTGCACTACTTCCGGGTGCTGCCCGAGCAGTGGGACTCCCGGCTCGCCCTGCTGCGCGCGATGGGCCTCAACACCGTTGAGACGTACGTCGCCTGGAACCTGCACGAACCGCGGCCCGGCAGCTACGACTTCACCGGCCGGCTCGACCTGGTGGCGTTCGTCCGGGCGGCCGAGCGGCAGGACCTCAAGGTGCTGCTCCGGCCCGGGCCGTACATCTGTGCCGAGTGGGAGTTCGGGGGCCTGCCCGCCTGGCTGCTCAAGGACCCTGCGATGCGGTTGCGTTGTGCGCACCCCGGCTATCTGGCCGCCGTCGACCGCTGGTTCGACGCGCTGCTGCCGGTGGTCCGCCCGCTGCTCGCCGAGGCGGGCGGACCGGTGATCGCGCTCCAGGTGGAGAACGAGTACGGCAGTTACGGCAATGACGCGGACTACCTGCGCCACCTCGCCGAGGGCCTGCGCCGGCGCGGGGCCGAATCGCTGCTCTTCACCTCCGACGGCCCCAGCCACCCGATGCTGCAGGGCGGCACGCTGCCCGGGGTGCTGCCCACCGTCAACTTCGGTGACCGGGTCGCGGAGAGCTTCGAGGTGCTGCGCGGACACCTGCCCGAGGGGCCGGCGGTCTGCATGGAGTACTGGAACGGCTGGTTCGACAACTGGGGCTCGCCGCACCACACCAGGGACGCGGCCGACGCGGCCAGGGTGCTGGACGAGCTGCTGGCGGCCGGCGCCTCGGTCAACCTCTACATGGCGCACGGCGGCACCAACTTCGGTTACCTGAACGGCGCCAACCTGGAGGACGGGCGGCTGCGCCCCACTGTGACCAGCTACGACTACGACGCGGCGATCAGCGAGGACGGGCGGGTGACGGCCAAGTTCTGGGCGTTCCGCGAAGTGCTCGGCCGCTACACCGAGGTGCCGAAACCGCCCGCCGAGGAGCCGGCCCAGACGCTGCCGCCCCGGACACTGCCCCTCGGCCCCCCGCTGCCGCTGCTCGACCTCGCGGAGCAGTTGGCCGCCCCGGTCCACTCGGCCGCCACCCTAGCGATGGAGGAACTCGACCAGTCCTACGGCTTCGTGCTCTACCGCACCCGGATCAGCGGTCCGCGCGAGACGGCCGAGCTGGTGGTGGACGGGCTCGGCGACCGGGCGCAGGTCTTCCTGGACGGCCGGCCGGTGGGCGTGCTGGACCGCACGGCCGAAGGGGAGCAGGCGCTCCGGCTGGCGGTCCCGGCCGGCGGAGCCCGGCTCGACCTGCTGGTGGAGAACCTGGGACGGGTCAACTACGGGCCGCAGCTCGCCGATCGCAAGGGCATCACCGGCGGGGTCAGGCTCGGCGGGCAACTGTTGCTGGGGTGGCGGATGTACGGGCTGCCGCTGGACGATCCGAGCGGCCTGCCGTTCCCGCAGGAGGCCGATCCGACAGTAAATCTGACGGAGTGTCCGGTGCTGCGCCGCGCCGTGCTCGACGTCGACCGCCCGGCCGACGCCTTCGTGCTGACCGAGGGCCACGGCAAGGGCCTCGTCTGGGTCAACGGCTTCCTGCTGGGCCGGTACTGGGACATCGGGCCGCAACAGACCCTCTACCTGCCGGGGCCGCTGCTGCGCCCGGGCCGCAACGAGGTGGTGCTGCTGGAGCTGCACGGCCCGGCCGGCGACGGGCTGCCACTGGTCGCCGAGCCGGTCCTCGACCGGACACCGGGCACGGCTCAGACCTGA
- a CDS encoding ABC transporter ATP-binding protein has product MTAVTDTDTGTDHDAAMLPVASARDVRSYARRLTLHHPAELAGALALHALAAACGLLAPRLLGELVEQSGRGVDHAARTGLLICLSVALQAGLLQVAVFASARLGEKVLAELREEFVERVLALPPAIVERAGAGDLVSRTTRDVDALSRAVRQAVPDTLVSAGTIVLTLGAVLLLGPLLALPCLVAVPVLWGATRWYLSRARAGYLAANASYAQLAEGLTETVEGARTVEALRIAHRRQERAGRDIARSYAAERHTLWLRTVFLPISDTAYVLPVVATLVIGGLYYLHHMASLAAVTAAVLYVQQTIGPVDTVIAQLDTLQVGGASLARLLGVAQAAAPARQKDPTQRRRGPGLLWAVGVGHEYRAGQPVLRGVDLEVRPGERLAIVGSSGAGKSTLGRLLAGIHPPHRGAVLVDGAVLAELPLDERRRQVALVTQEHHVFHGSLRENLALGRAAADERQMVAALRAVEAWEWAGGLGLDTPVGAGGVELSPARSQQLALARLVLADPRVLILDEATSLVDPRAARRLERSLAAVLAGRTVIAIAHRLHTARDADRVAVMEAGQIVELGSHEELLALGGVYAGLWAVGAAAEEEGNSPDSNGD; this is encoded by the coding sequence ATGACCGCTGTCACCGACACCGACACCGGCACCGACCACGACGCTGCCATGCTGCCCGTCGCCTCCGCCCGGGACGTCCGCTCGTACGCACGCCGGTTGACGCTGCACCACCCCGCCGAGTTGGCCGGTGCACTGGCCCTGCACGCGCTCGCGGCCGCCTGCGGGCTGCTCGCCCCGCGGCTGCTCGGCGAACTGGTCGAGCAGTCCGGGCGCGGCGTCGACCACGCCGCCCGCACCGGGCTGCTGATCTGCCTCTCGGTCGCCCTGCAGGCCGGGCTGCTCCAGGTCGCGGTCTTCGCCTCCGCGCGGCTGGGCGAGAAGGTGCTGGCCGAGCTGCGCGAGGAGTTCGTCGAGCGGGTGCTTGCGCTGCCGCCGGCCATCGTGGAACGGGCCGGCGCCGGCGACCTGGTCAGCCGCACCACCCGGGACGTGGACGCGCTCTCCCGGGCCGTGCGCCAGGCCGTCCCGGACACCCTGGTCTCGGCCGGAACCATCGTGCTCACGCTCGGCGCGGTGCTGCTGCTCGGGCCGCTGCTGGCGTTGCCGTGCCTGGTGGCCGTGCCGGTGCTGTGGGGTGCGACGCGCTGGTACCTGTCCCGGGCGCGGGCCGGCTACCTGGCCGCGAACGCGTCCTACGCCCAGCTCGCCGAGGGCCTGACCGAGACCGTCGAGGGCGCGCGGACGGTGGAGGCGCTGCGGATCGCCCACCGCAGGCAGGAGCGGGCCGGACGGGACATCGCCCGCTCGTACGCGGCCGAGCGGCACACGCTCTGGCTGCGCACCGTCTTCCTGCCCATCTCCGACACCGCCTACGTGCTGCCGGTGGTGGCCACGCTGGTCATCGGCGGGCTCTACTACCTGCACCACATGGCCTCGCTGGCGGCGGTCACCGCGGCCGTCCTCTACGTGCAGCAGACCATCGGACCGGTCGACACGGTGATCGCGCAACTCGACACCCTCCAGGTGGGCGGCGCCTCGCTGGCCCGCCTGCTGGGGGTGGCGCAGGCCGCGGCCCCCGCCCGGCAGAAGGATCCGACGCAGCGGCGGCGGGGCCCCGGGCTGCTGTGGGCGGTGGGCGTCGGCCACGAGTACCGGGCCGGGCAGCCGGTGCTGCGCGGGGTCGACCTGGAGGTGCGCCCCGGGGAGCGGCTGGCGATCGTCGGCAGCTCGGGCGCCGGGAAGTCCACCCTGGGCCGGCTGCTGGCGGGCATCCACCCGCCGCACCGCGGCGCGGTGCTGGTCGACGGCGCGGTGCTGGCCGAGCTGCCGCTGGACGAACGGCGTCGGCAGGTCGCCCTGGTGACCCAGGAGCACCACGTCTTCCACGGCTCGCTGCGCGAGAACCTCGCGCTGGGCCGGGCGGCGGCCGACGAGCGGCAGATGGTCGCGGCGCTGCGCGCGGTGGAGGCCTGGGAGTGGGCAGGCGGACTGGGTCTGGACACCCCGGTGGGCGCCGGCGGAGTCGAGCTCTCGCCCGCCCGGTCCCAGCAACTCGCGCTGGCGCGCCTGGTGTTGGCCGATCCAAGGGTGCTGATCCTGGACGAGGCCACCTCGCTGGTCGACCCGCGCGCCGCCCGTCGCCTGGAGCGCTCGCTGGCGGCGGTGCTGGCCGGCCGCACGGTGATCGCGATCGCCCACCGGCTGCACACCGCGCGCGACGCCGACCGGGTGGCGGTGATGGAGGCCGGGCAGATCGTCGAACTCGGCTCGCACGAGGAGCTGTTGGCTCTGGGCGGCGTCTACGCCGGGCTCTGGGCGGTGGGTGCGGCGGCCGAGGAGGAGGGGAACTCGCCTGATTCGAACGGTGATTGA
- a CDS encoding methylated-DNA--[protein]-cysteine S-methyltransferase: MSGGAIEWVTVPSPLPTGPLSVGVTQRGVASVQFTPESVPGGAPRCADRRRVAAVTERFAAYFTGVSRELALPVDWRLASGPHQVVLETLYRTVAYGETITYGRLAQRSGVFEDVAQSPGLAARTVGQMMGANPLAVLVPCHRVVAADGLGGFGNGRVGLDVKRWLLTLEGWLAPTLDWDGPG; the protein is encoded by the coding sequence ATGAGTGGCGGCGCGATCGAGTGGGTCACCGTGCCCAGCCCGCTGCCCACCGGGCCGCTGAGCGTCGGGGTCACCCAACGGGGGGTGGCGAGTGTGCAGTTCACGCCGGAGTCGGTGCCCGGTGGTGCGCCGCGCTGCGCCGACCGGCGCCGGGTGGCGGCGGTCACCGAGCGGTTCGCCGCGTACTTCACGGGCGTTTCACGGGAGTTGGCGCTGCCGGTGGACTGGCGGTTGGCGAGCGGTCCGCACCAGGTGGTGCTCGAGACGCTGTACCGGACGGTGGCCTACGGCGAGACCATCACGTACGGCCGACTGGCCCAGCGCAGCGGGGTGTTCGAGGACGTCGCGCAGAGCCCGGGGCTGGCGGCGCGCACGGTGGGCCAGATGATGGGCGCCAATCCGCTGGCGGTGCTGGTGCCCTGCCACCGGGTGGTGGCCGCGGACGGGCTGGGCGGCTTCGGCAACGGGCGGGTGGGGCTGGACGTCAAGCGCTGGCTGTTGACCCTGGAGGGCTGGCTGGCACCCACCCTGGACTGGGACGGCCCCGGCTGA
- a CDS encoding M23 family metallopeptidase, whose amino-acid sequence MDVEQERLRDYLTGSRPDHSLFAPEFLAEVTGEELAELRRELRPLLGRVWTIEPDDAAGADEASPGRYRVRCPRAVVEARVAVDGRGLITELLLEPVPAERPRSVGERLRDLRGPAIALGFLLVLLAMAVDSVLAGSRAGTLAALAGVPALAVVCWFGVPWSWASQYARLPVVAAALVLAAVGLARLPALPTGRGGYLRLAFAGSAWLAAAAILRGLREVPGERAPLLIANPLPGSRVLIGQGGGGGVNHHAGHPVQRYALDLLCLNRFGARARGPAPRRLAAYQAYGATVAAPCAGTVLAVLDGQADQPVQASPFEPAPQVRQHAYGNHLLLRVEAGGAVVLALAHLRAGSLRVAVGERVEVGQPLAEVGNSGNTTEPHLHLHAAARVGGELVPVPVRLVGRPGRTPWRGRRLDR is encoded by the coding sequence ATGGATGTCGAGCAGGAGCGCTTGCGAGATTATCTGACAGGTTCGCGTCCTGATCACTCGCTCTTCGCTCCGGAGTTCCTGGCGGAGGTGACCGGCGAGGAACTCGCGGAGCTCCGCCGCGAGCTCCGGCCGCTGCTGGGCAGGGTGTGGACGATCGAACCGGACGATGCGGCAGGGGCGGACGAGGCGTCGCCGGGCCGCTACCGGGTGCGCTGCCCGCGGGCGGTGGTCGAGGCGCGGGTGGCGGTGGACGGGCGCGGCCTGATCACCGAACTGCTGCTGGAGCCGGTCCCGGCCGAACGGCCGCGGTCGGTCGGCGAGCGGCTGCGCGACCTGCGGGGGCCGGCGATCGCGCTGGGCTTCCTGCTGGTCCTGCTGGCGATGGCGGTCGACTCGGTGCTGGCCGGGAGCCGGGCCGGGACGCTGGCCGCGCTGGCGGGCGTGCCCGCCTTGGCGGTGGTCTGCTGGTTCGGCGTGCCCTGGAGCTGGGCCAGCCAGTACGCCCGGCTGCCGGTGGTCGCCGCCGCGCTGGTCCTGGCGGCCGTCGGCCTGGCGCGGCTGCCGGCCCTGCCGACCGGTCGGGGCGGCTACCTGCGGCTCGCCTTCGCGGGGTCGGCCTGGCTGGCCGCCGCCGCGATCCTGCGCGGCCTGCGGGAGGTCCCCGGCGAGCGCGCGCCGCTGCTGATCGCCAACCCGCTGCCGGGCAGCCGGGTGCTGATCGGCCAGGGCGGCGGGGGCGGCGTCAACCACCATGCCGGGCACCCGGTCCAGCGGTACGCGCTGGACCTGCTCTGCCTGAACCGCTTCGGCGCCAGGGCCCGGGGTCCGGCCCCGCGCCGGCTCGCGGCCTACCAGGCGTACGGCGCCACGGTGGCCGCGCCCTGCGCGGGGACGGTGCTCGCCGTCCTCGACGGGCAGGCCGACCAGCCGGTGCAGGCCAGCCCGTTCGAGCCGGCGCCGCAGGTGCGGCAGCACGCCTACGGCAACCACCTGCTGCTGCGGGTCGAGGCCGGCGGGGCGGTGGTGCTGGCGCTGGCGCACCTGCGGGCGGGCAGCCTGCGGGTCGCTGTGGGCGAGCGGGTCGAGGTCGGGCAGCCGCTGGCCGAGGTGGGCAATTCGGGCAACACCACCGAGCCCCACCTGCATCTGCACGCCGCGGCACGGGTCGGCGGCGAGCTGGTGCCGGTGCCGGTGCGGCTCGTGGGCCGGCCCGGGCGCACGCCGTGGCGGGGGCGACGGCTGGACCGCTGA
- a CDS encoding family 2B encapsulin nanocompartment shell protein gives MTTETDLNIPAPGSSTENQQQSLGTAAARNLATTTKSAPQMQGISSRWLLRTLPWVQVSGGTYRVNRRLSYAVGRGRVSFVKTGAEVRIVPPSLRELPVLRDFEDDAVLEQLAGRFVQREFQAGEVIFEAGQPINEVYLIAHGKVNKISTGKYGDHAVVGVLADGDRIGDEALTEAEGHWPFSVRAATAGTLLALAWPAFQELADRSEALRAQVLQYLSDAQQPQTRHGEAEIALAAGHEGEHELPGTFVDYEVAPREYELSVAQTVLQVHSRVADLYNEPMNQIEQQLKLTVEALRERQEYELINNPEFGLLQNTEYDQRIQTHSGPPTPDDMDELLSRRRGTKVFLAHPRTIAAFGRECSSRGLYPGTIEYQGQQVPSWRGVPVLSCNKIPIVDGHTSSILAMRIGEDNQGVIGLHQTGIPDEYKPGLSVRFMGINEKAIISYLVSAYYSAAILVPDAIGVLENVEIARPRG, from the coding sequence ATGACGACTGAGACCGATCTCAATATTCCGGCACCCGGCAGCTCGACTGAGAACCAGCAGCAGAGTCTCGGTACGGCCGCGGCCAGGAACCTCGCGACCACCACCAAGTCCGCACCGCAGATGCAGGGCATCAGCTCGCGCTGGCTGTTGCGCACACTGCCCTGGGTGCAGGTCTCCGGTGGCACGTACCGGGTCAACCGGCGCCTCAGCTATGCCGTGGGCCGTGGCCGGGTGAGCTTTGTGAAGACCGGTGCCGAGGTGCGGATCGTCCCGCCCTCGCTGCGCGAGCTGCCGGTGCTGCGCGACTTCGAGGACGACGCGGTGCTGGAGCAGTTGGCCGGCCGCTTCGTCCAGCGGGAGTTCCAGGCCGGTGAGGTGATCTTCGAGGCCGGGCAGCCGATCAACGAGGTCTATCTGATCGCGCACGGCAAGGTCAACAAGATCAGCACGGGCAAGTACGGCGACCACGCCGTGGTGGGCGTGCTGGCCGACGGCGACCGGATCGGCGACGAGGCGCTGACCGAGGCCGAGGGCCACTGGCCCTTCAGCGTCCGGGCCGCCACCGCCGGTACGCTGCTCGCCCTCGCCTGGCCCGCCTTCCAGGAGCTGGCGGACCGCTCGGAGGCGCTGCGCGCCCAGGTCCTCCAGTACCTCTCCGATGCCCAGCAGCCGCAGACCCGGCACGGTGAGGCCGAGATCGCCCTCGCGGCCGGCCACGAGGGCGAGCACGAGCTGCCGGGCACCTTCGTGGACTACGAGGTCGCTCCGCGCGAGTACGAGCTCAGCGTCGCCCAGACGGTGCTCCAGGTGCACAGCCGGGTCGCGGATCTCTACAACGAGCCGATGAACCAGATCGAGCAGCAGTTGAAGCTCACCGTGGAGGCGCTGCGCGAGCGCCAGGAGTACGAGCTGATCAACAACCCCGAGTTCGGCCTGCTGCAGAACACCGAGTACGACCAGCGGATCCAGACCCACTCCGGCCCGCCCACCCCCGACGACATGGACGAGCTGCTCAGCCGCCGCCGCGGCACCAAGGTCTTCCTGGCCCACCCGCGGACCATCGCCGCCTTCGGCCGCGAGTGCAGCAGCCGCGGCCTCTACCCCGGCACGATCGAGTACCAGGGGCAGCAGGTGCCCTCCTGGCGTGGGGTGCCGGTGCTCTCCTGCAACAAGATCCCGATCGTGGACGGCCACACCAGCTCGATTCTGGCGATGCGTATCGGCGAGGACAACCAGGGCGTGATCGGTCTGCACCAGACCGGAATTCCCGATGAGTACAAGCCCGGCCTCTCGGTCCGATTCATGGGGATCAATGAGAAGGCGATCATCTCCTACCTGGTGAGTGCGTACTACTCGGCTGCCATTCTGGTGCCCGACGCGATCGGTGTGCTGGAAAACGTCGAAATTGCCCGCCCGCGCGGCTGA
- a CDS encoding ABC transporter ATP-binding protein translates to MRYVPAGGAGPGADAAGEQPDCRSPQRFLRWLAGRLRVSVAWGVLLGVVGLLAEALVPAAIGRAIDSGMVGRDEHALLRWGGAVLLLGLVVNTAAILRDRCSLMGQLGATYLTAELITRQSGRLGATLPKRVSAGEVVSVGSGDIAALGRLMEVAARASGAAVSAVAVAVIMLSTAPELGAVVLVGVPLMAWAVARLIRPLHRRQEQLRAGQGELTELAVDIAGGLRVLRGIGGERIFADRYRATSQRVRGSGVRLARVEALLDGAKVLLPGTLVAVVVWLGAREVLDGRLSIGQLVAFYGYAVFLAPQLRRLTEAADKLTRGRVAAARVIRLLTLEPELADAGRAVMPACGVLHDPGTGLRVQPGRWTAVVCADPDEAAGLADRLGRYTDSAAGYGGVPLTELPLAEVRERILVAPGDARLFSGPLRRELDPADRAVAEERLLLDALAAASARDIVAALPGGLDGRIAESGREFSGGQQQRLRLARALLVDPEVLVLIEPTSAVDAHTEARITQQLGAARAGRTTVTFTTSPILLSQADQVVLVAGGKVVAEGTHRELLADPEYRSVVTRGGDPA, encoded by the coding sequence ATGCGCTACGTCCCGGCCGGGGGCGCCGGCCCGGGGGCCGACGCGGCGGGGGAGCAGCCGGACTGCCGGTCACCGCAGCGCTTCCTGCGCTGGCTGGCGGGCCGGCTGCGGGTCTCGGTGGCCTGGGGCGTGCTGCTGGGGGTGGTCGGCCTGCTCGCGGAGGCGTTGGTGCCGGCCGCGATCGGGCGCGCGATCGACAGCGGGATGGTCGGGCGCGACGAGCACGCGCTGCTGCGGTGGGGCGGGGCCGTCCTGCTGCTCGGCCTGGTGGTGAACACCGCGGCGATCCTGCGCGACCGGTGCAGCCTGATGGGCCAGCTCGGCGCGACCTACCTGACCGCCGAACTGATCACGCGTCAGTCCGGCAGGCTCGGCGCCACCCTGCCGAAGCGGGTCTCGGCCGGCGAGGTGGTCAGCGTCGGCAGCGGCGACATCGCGGCGCTGGGGCGGCTGATGGAGGTGGCCGCGCGCGCCTCGGGGGCCGCGGTCTCCGCGGTGGCGGTGGCGGTGATCATGCTGAGCACGGCTCCCGAGCTGGGCGCGGTGGTGCTGGTGGGGGTGCCGCTGATGGCCTGGGCGGTGGCCCGGCTGATCCGTCCGCTGCACCGCCGCCAGGAACAGCTGCGCGCCGGGCAGGGCGAGTTGACCGAGCTCGCGGTGGACATCGCGGGCGGGCTGCGGGTGCTGCGCGGGATCGGCGGGGAGCGGATCTTCGCCGACCGCTACCGGGCGACCTCGCAGCGGGTGCGCGGCTCCGGGGTCCGGCTGGCCCGGGTGGAGGCACTGCTGGACGGCGCGAAGGTGCTGCTGCCGGGGACGCTGGTGGCCGTCGTGGTCTGGCTCGGCGCCCGCGAGGTGCTGGACGGCCGTTTGAGCATCGGGCAGTTGGTCGCCTTCTACGGCTACGCGGTCTTCCTGGCACCGCAGTTGCGTCGGCTGACCGAGGCCGCGGACAAGCTGACCCGGGGCCGGGTGGCGGCGGCCCGGGTGATCCGGCTGCTCACGCTGGAGCCGGAACTGGCCGACGCGGGGCGGGCGGTGATGCCGGCCTGCGGCGTGCTGCACGACCCCGGGACGGGGCTGCGGGTCCAGCCGGGCCGGTGGACCGCCGTGGTCTGCGCCGACCCCGACGAGGCCGCCGGACTCGCCGACCGGCTGGGCCGCTACACCGACTCGGCGGCCGGGTACGGCGGTGTGCCGCTGACCGAGCTGCCGCTGGCCGAGGTGCGCGAGCGGATCCTGGTGGCGCCCGGCGACGCCCGCCTGTTCAGCGGGCCGCTGCGTCGTGAACTCGACCCGGCGGACCGGGCCGTGGCCGAGGAGCGGCTGCTGCTGGACGCCCTGGCGGCGGCGTCGGCCCGCGACATCGTGGCGGCGCTGCCCGGTGGGCTGGACGGCCGGATCGCCGAGTCCGGGCGGGAGTTCTCCGGCGGCCAGCAGCAACGCCTGCGCCTGGCCCGGGCCCTGCTGGTCGACCCCGAGGTGCTGGTGCTGATCGAGCCCACCAGTGCGGTCGACGCGCACACCGAGGCCCGGATCACCCAGCAGCTGGGCGCCGCCCGGGCCGGGCGCACCACGGTGACCTTCACCACCAGCCCGATCCTGCTCTCCCAAGCGGACCAGGTGGTGCTGGTCGCGGGCGGCAAGGTGGTCGCCGAGGGAACGCACCGCGAGCTGCTCGCCGACCCGGAGTACCGCAGCGTCGTCACCCGAGGAGGGGACCCGGCATGA
- a CDS encoding SDR family oxidoreductase — MTITSYPELAGRTAVITGAASGMGEATARLLAAGGARVALLARRADRLTELAEKITLGGGQALVVPVDITDQAAVDAAAAQVRAAFGRADLVVNSAGVMLPNPVAEGRTDEWTRMIDTNLTGALRVINAFRDDLVAVAAEGGTADLVNVSSIGAHSVYRDFAVYSATKAALTHLSTVLRAEFGPLDVRVTNIEPGLTRTELGSHIDNAGISAVLDGMFESIPPLTSEDIADLIGWTASRRRGVNLRQAMILPTRQV; from the coding sequence ATGACCATCACCAGCTACCCCGAGCTCGCCGGCCGCACCGCCGTGATCACCGGCGCCGCCTCCGGCATGGGCGAGGCCACCGCCCGCCTGCTGGCCGCCGGCGGGGCCCGGGTCGCGTTGCTGGCCCGCCGCGCCGACCGGCTGACCGAGTTGGCCGAGAAGATCACCCTGGGCGGCGGCCAGGCCCTGGTGGTGCCGGTCGACATCACCGACCAGGCCGCCGTGGACGCCGCCGCCGCCCAGGTCCGCGCCGCCTTCGGCCGGGCCGACCTGGTGGTCAACTCGGCCGGCGTGATGCTGCCCAACCCGGTCGCCGAGGGACGGACCGACGAGTGGACCCGGATGATCGACACCAACCTGACCGGCGCGCTGCGGGTGATCAACGCCTTCCGCGACGACCTGGTGGCGGTCGCGGCCGAGGGCGGCACCGCCGACCTGGTCAACGTCTCCTCGATCGGCGCCCACAGCGTCTACCGCGACTTCGCCGTCTACTCCGCCACCAAGGCCGCGCTGACCCACCTCTCGACCGTGCTGCGCGCCGAGTTCGGCCCGCTGGACGTGCGGGTGACCAACATCGAGCCCGGCCTGACCCGGACCGAGCTGGGCAGCCACATCGACAACGCCGGCATCTCCGCCGTCCTGGACGGGATGTTCGAGAGCATCCCGCCGCTGACCTCCGAGGACATCGCGGACCTGATCGGCTGGACCGCCAGCCGCCGGCGCGGGGTCAACCTGCGCCAGGCAATGATCCTGCCGACCCGTCAGGTCTGA
- a CDS encoding helix-turn-helix transcriptional regulator: MENTLGEFLRSRRARIQPEDVGLRSYGHRRVPGLRREEVAQLAGVSVDYYIRLEQGRGQSVSDAVLDSVARVLELDAVEHEHLRVLARPPRSGDRRAVPVRGSQQVRPGLLRLLDMMADVPAFVLGRRLDVLAWNPLADAVAGFSALTRRNMAWQVFLDPSARGCYPQWEAVAAETVSYLRLDAGRHPDDAKLSALVGELSVRSPEFGRLWADHQVKEKTWGTKLVRHPLVGDLELGYETLALPGDPDQTLVGYTAQAGSATAQRLALLASWSATGAGPATGAGSEGGAVPAGGAGRGAGAAVGEAVAGERS, encoded by the coding sequence ATGGAGAACACACTGGGGGAGTTCCTGCGGTCGCGCCGGGCGCGGATCCAGCCGGAGGATGTGGGGCTGCGCTCCTACGGGCACCGCCGGGTGCCCGGCCTGCGCCGGGAGGAGGTGGCCCAGCTGGCCGGGGTCAGCGTGGACTACTACATCCGCCTGGAGCAGGGCCGCGGTCAGAGCGTCTCGGACGCGGTGCTGGACTCGGTGGCCCGGGTGCTGGAACTGGACGCGGTGGAGCACGAGCACCTGCGGGTGCTGGCCAGGCCGCCGCGCTCCGGCGACCGGCGCGCGGTGCCGGTCCGGGGCAGCCAGCAGGTGCGGCCCGGGCTGCTTCGGCTGCTCGACATGATGGCGGACGTGCCGGCCTTCGTCCTCGGGCGGCGACTGGACGTGCTGGCCTGGAACCCGCTGGCCGACGCGGTGGCCGGCTTCTCGGCCCTCACCCGGCGCAACATGGCCTGGCAGGTCTTCCTCGACCCGTCGGCGCGGGGGTGCTACCCGCAGTGGGAGGCGGTGGCGGCCGAGACGGTCTCCTACCTGCGGCTGGACGCGGGGCGTCATCCCGACGACGCCAAGCTCTCCGCGCTGGTGGGCGAGCTCTCGGTGCGCAGCCCCGAGTTCGGCCGGCTCTGGGCGGACCACCAGGTGAAGGAGAAGACCTGGGGCACCAAGCTGGTGCGGCACCCGCTGGTGGGTGACCTGGAGCTGGGTTACGAGACGCTGGCGCTGCCGGGGGACCCGGACCAGACGCTGGTCGGTTACACGGCGCAGGCGGGCAGTGCGACGGCGCAGCGGCTCGCGCTGCTGGCCAGTTGGTCGGCGACCGGAGCGGGGCCGGCGACCGGAGCGGGGTCTGAGGGCGGAGCGGTGCCGGCGGGCGGAGCCGGCCGGGGGGCCGGTGCCGCGGTCGGCGAGGCCGTGGCCGGGGAGCGGTCATGA